From the Equus przewalskii isolate Varuska chromosome 19, EquPr2, whole genome shotgun sequence genome, one window contains:
- the LOC139077364 gene encoding uncharacterized protein: MYLGDSHVLLNTLCWCCHRKIWLHSGEACCRCRTGPPRP, translated from the coding sequence ATGTATTTGGGAGATAGTCACGTTCTGTTGAATACCTTGTGCTGGTGCTGCCATCGAAAAATCTGGTTACACTCCGGGGAGGCCTGCTGCCGCTGCAGGACTGGACCGCCTCGGCCCTGA